ATCTCACAAACAACCTTAACCTCTTCTCCAATAGTAATTCCCTTGAGTTCTTCAGGAGTTGTTCTTGAAGCCTTCATGCAGGATGTAAAAAAACCTGCAGCAACAAAACATATAACTATAAGGATGATACTTATTTTTTCAAGATTCATCTATTTCCTCCTATAAAAATATGAATTTTTCTATCTTTACCATTTGGAACAAAGTTCTTCAATAAGTTTTTGTTCAATTATTATTTTCTATGTTTAAGTTATTTGCTTTTAATTTTATGACATATATCATACCAAATAATCTGATAATTTTATAACATAATTCTATTTAGACTAATGAAGTTGCAAAGGCGTATGAAAAAATAACGTTTAAAACTTTTTTAAGGAGAAACGACTATGGCAGACAAAGAAGAAATCAAAACCTGTTTTAGCTGCGGAAGGGATGAAAACAATGGTTACCTTTTTCCTGTAAGAACAAAAGGCGAGGACAAGTGGGTTTGCTCAAAATGCATCCCAATGCTGATTCATGGCTAAAAAAGTGAACAGTGAATAGTGTTTAGTGAATAGTTATGGAAAATAAGATAAAAAACTTTAAAGACTTAAAAATCTGGCAGAATGGGATAGAATTAGTGAAAAAGGTTTATCAAATGACAAATTCTTTCCCTGCTAAAGAAACATACGGCATTGTCAGTCAGATGAGAAGATCATGTGTATCAATTCCTTCAAATATAGCTGAAGGTTTTATGAGAAGACACAATAAAGAATTTAAGCAATTCTTGTATATTGCTCTAGGCTCTTTAGCAGAATTAGAAACACAAATTGTTCTATCAGAAGAATTAGGCTTTTTGAAAAATGAACAAGGCAAAAATATAAAAGCTAACATTTATGAACTGAACAAAATGATAACAGGATTAATTAAATGTCTTTAACCATTCACTATTCACTAAATACTATTCACTCATAAAAGGAGAAATTAAAAATGAAAAAAGTAGCTTATTTAGTAACAAGAAACGGGACAAGGGAATTAATCGAAGGATGTCTTCTCACCTCAATCAGCGCAGGAGTTCACGGCGCAAAGGTTCTCGTGATGCACTTTGCAGAGGATGGTGTCTATCATCTTGTTAAGGAAACAACCACTGCAAAGAAGATTAAGACTGCAATGGATAAGTACAAGGTAAAAATAATTGCCTGCGAGTGCTCTGTGAAAAACAGGGGGATTCAGGATAAGTTGATTGATGGAGTGCAGATTGGCCACTTCAATACTTTCTATAAAGCTGCGGAAAAAGCTGACCACGTAGTGGCAATTTAACTTAGTCAACTATTGTTAATGAGGTTGTGTCATAATGTTATCATTGCGAGAAGCAAAGCAACGAAGCCTGCCGCAGGCAGGTAATGACTAAAAAGAATTATAACTCAGTCTTTAGTGACTTGTCTTTCAGGTTGAAAGCCCTGAACTTTGAGCAGTAATCTTCCTCTCAGCCGCAACCACTTTGCTGACCATCCAGACTACAACTCCAAGCCCTGCAACAAAAAGAACAAGAAAAGTTATCATCGGGCTCCACTGCATATTGACCTGCTCTGCACTTACATCAATATATTTCTTAAGCTCTGTGTTCTGAACAATCTGCCTGCTTACAGCATTAATGGCAAGAACGCCAACCTGTGCAATCCCTGTAAAGGCTGCAATGCTTCTCGCTACTCCCTTTCTCTGCGCAAGAATCAGAAGCCACGCAAGTCCCGGGCATATGGCTGTTGTCACAGTGTGAAAAAGAAGAGGTGCAGTAAACATCTTTGCGCGCAATTCCTCTGACCATGTCCCGAAAACATACCAGCTACCCATAGCAGCAAACCAGACCATCCCAAAGGTGTATAACTTGAATGCAAAAATTGGAACCCATTTCTTGTATGCCTCGCTCTCCCTGCCTGCAAAATATGCGGCATCAAATACTGTATATGCTGCAGTGGTCATAACAGCCAAACCAAACATCAAAAGCCATCTCGGGAAAAGCGTGGGGTCAGCAATATTAAGCGCAGTCCCAAGAAGCGCGCCACCAAGACTTGTTTTTTTCCACAAACCTTCCCATGCACCAATATTTACCATAAGGCTGAACGCATTTGAAAAAATAAATCCTGTTATTATAAAAAAAACTGCGGATATCCAGCCTGCCAATCTTTTTACTGCTGTCATTGTGTTGTTGCGAAGTCCAATCACATAAATATACACCCCGTAGTAGGCAAGTGTGACAAAAACAATTACTGCAAACCATGGCCATGCCATCAGGATTGTTGCAGGATAAAAGACCCTGTAGTATGCAACCTGCGTGAAAAGTAGAGGCACTATTCCAAAATTTACACCTGACGCTACAATAACAGGCATCTGGTTTGCTATGCGCGCAGACCATTTCTTTCCATTCTCACTCCCAAAAATTTGCATCAGCATTATGAGAATCATTCCTGCAAACCAGATATTCATTGGAACCATGTGAAGTATGAAACCGAACACTTTGAAGAACTCAATAAACCAGAACGGTGCCGGAAAACCAAGCGGGCTTGAAGGACCTATTAACTCTGTTGGATTCATTATTTCTCTCCTTTTCAAAAGCTGTCTGCTATAAGCTTACAGTCATAATATGTATTTTAAAATCTGTCAGTCTTAATCCCCCTCCATTCCCCCTTTAGAAAAGGGGGGAGATGGGGGATTTGATTCTGTGTAATCATTTTCAAATAAATGTTATAAATTATTAGTTATAAGTTATTCCCAAAGTACATTCCCTTAGGATGTTCTGGTGCAATTGATTTAAGGTACTTTGATAGCACCTCAGCCTCCTCATCAGTCCCTGGAAATGGAGGCATAAAGAAATGTATTTTTTCAGGCTCCTTGACAACCTCTTTAATCATATCCTTTGTCCATCCTCTTATCATATGCCCTACAGGAGAATAACCGTCCTTGGTTGCGTGGCAGTCATTGCAGGCATACTGGAAAAGAACCTCTCCAAGCTTAATCTGTTCTTCTTCTGGCAGGATCAAAAATTTCGCTTCATCAATCTTTCCGTCTTCAACTACTTCAGGATATTTTATTTTAACATAAGCCCTTGTCCACACTCCGCCCTCAAGATAGCCTTTCTGGCGAAGGACAGGAATCTCCTCAGGCAGAATCTGGTTGCTCATCACAACGTTGTAGACAATATATGGTTTTCTCACTGCTTCCCTTAAATACTCTCCTGTCGCAATTGCAGCAAAACCAAGTGCAAGAAAAAGGATTGCAAAACCCGGAGAAAGCCAGTTTGGGTTTTTATAAGGACCAAAGTAAAGCATTACAAACACAGCAAATGTAAAGGCAAAAATTAAGACCATTAAAACATTCAGCACACTTGCAGCCTGAAGCGTTGCCCTTGCAGACTCAGGAAGGAAGTAGAACCACCCTGCCCCTCCGACACAAACAAGGATTGCGCCAAGAAGCCCCGGCCTTGTTGAACGTGATGCAATCATGTCACGCAACCCGCTATCCTTTAGCCTGAACGAGGCATGGGCATAAACATAAAGGGACGAAAGCAGCAATGAGCCTCCTGTGCGCGAGAGTACCTGAGGCAAGAACTGAGGGTTTAAAAAACCTGCCCAGAAATTTTTGTTCGCGAGCCATGAACCCGGATTTAACATGAACGCAGTGATTCCTGTAATCAGCACAAGGCTTATCCATGCTGATATTCCGTAAATCCACCCGATTATCTGATGGGTTTTAGGGTCAAGCTTTTCCCAGTAGTAGTAAAATATGAAGGCAGAGGCTATCTCAATAAAAAAGAAAACATACTCCATTGCCCAACCAAAAAGAAATATGTGGATGAGTGTTTCAGTTGCAAGTGGCGAAGAAAGACCTATTGTCCACCATATGCCAACCCCGGTTATTGCTCCATAGACTACAGTAAGCAGTATAAAAAACCACGCGTGGTCTTTCAGATATGCAAGATATTTGCGGTTATTCGTTTTGTATGCATACTGTGTCTCTACGGCTAAAAAAAGCCCGCCACCTACTGCATAGTGAGAAACAATCACATGAAATACTGAAATTGCCGCAATGAGCATTGGCGAAGTTAAGAACGGTACATACCACCATGGATAATGCATTGAATATCTCCTTAAAAAATCTATTACTTTTCTTCAGCAAACTACAAGAAATTATTAAATTAACTATTTTTTATGATTAAGCAATTTCTGTGCCATCCTCTATAAATTCTTAAAATTCAATTAATACAATATGTCAACTGCTATTTAGTAGGAGAGTAACTTTTGTAGGGGTGTTTCAGTTTTGAATAGTTTTTTAATATTGAAACTTTATCTTGGTTTTAGTCCATAAACTCTTATACTCATAACAGAGACGGAAATCTCCTTAAGCTGTTCATGAGATATTTTAAAACTCTCCATAATTGCTTTTGCAGTTGGGTCATTAGACATGCAGTCCATTGAGAAAGATTTTTCATCCTGCATTATCTTAACTTCATCAAATCCAGCTCTCTCTATAGCCGCTATGTAATCCTCCTTCAGTATTGCTCCGGTAAGGCAACCAACATACGACTCTATAGAAGACTTTATAGAATCAGGGAATTCTTTCAACAATACCAAGTCAGAAACCATAAGTCTTCCACCCTGCTTTAACACTCTGAATGCTTCTTTAAAAACTTTTTTCTTATCCGGTGAAAGGTTGATAACACAATTTGATATCACCACATCAACAGAATTATCTGCAACAGGCAGATTTTCAATTTCTCCGAGTCTAAACTCAACATTCTCATATTTACCTTTTCTTGCATTTTCTCGCGCTTTCTCAATCATCTCTGGTGTCATATCAACACCAATGACTTTTCCCTTTTTTCCAACTTTATTTGCTGCAAGAAAACAATCAAAACCAGCACCTGCACCAAGGTCAAGAACAGTCTCTCCTTTTCTTAAAGTTGCAAGAGCAACAGGATTCCCACATCCAAGACCCAAATTTGCACCTTCAGGAACAACTTTCAGTTCTTCATCAGTATATCCAATCTTTTTGCTTATACGCTCTGCAAGCTCTTTACTTCCAAAGCTAGAACTTACAGGTTCACAGCAAGAGCTTTCTTTTTTAGCTATTTTCCCATATCCTTCCTTTACAGCTTTCTTAATTTCTCTGTTATCCATTTTAATTCCCTCCAAGGTTATTTAATTTCTTGGTTATCACACTCGTCATTGCGAGCACAGCAAAGCAATCCTAACCCACCATTCCCTTCATCATTGGACCAAGAAAACCCTTTACCATCTCTGCAAAATCTTCAGCTTTAACCAACGAAATACAGCAAACTTTCTCACCCTTTTCCCAGCTTATAATTGCTAACTTATCTCCAGCTTTGATTTTTGCTCTGTCTCTTATCTCCTTTGGAAGCACCATTTGTCCCCTATCATCCACAGTTATTAGCGATTCAACCTTACAGCAACCAATCTCCTTACCTACCGGTGGACAACAAAATTCTTTTTTACCTTTTTTTGCCATCTCATCACCTCCATGATTTATAATTATCTGATTAATTAAATATTTCTGATTATTCAGATTATACTGAATAATCTAATACATTAAATAAATTTGTCAAGTGGTTTTTAATGAGGTCTTTGGAAATTCCCTCTTTGCCCCCTTTAGAAAAGGGGAAGAATGGGGAAATTTGAAAATAGAACTTCGACAGATTGGTCGGTTATGATATTTTGAGAATGCATACCAAGCCTGCCTACCGCAGGCAGGCACATTCCCCGCAGCTTGTTCTGGGAAGCTTCAATACTATTTAATGTTTCAACCCCTATACAAAAAATATCAGAGTGATTTCACAGAACTACCCACGACAGAAAACAACAAGATAAAAATTATAACCTGAATTATCCAGCCAATCACACAAATCCCTACAGCGCGTAATGTGCTCTTGTAATCAAGAGCCTGTTTGACTGCAATCACCATTGCTACAAGCATCCAAATTGAGGAGACTAACAAAACCACCTCTAGCAGTCCTGGAATGATACCCAATACTCTAATCAATCCGGGTGAGCTTGAAAATCCTATAGTACGCAGTAATTCACCGGGAGCTGCTTTGGTCTGAGGCTCTGGAAGAAATTTTGTACCAATAAAGTAAGTGAGATATGCCCAGATATACCATCCTATAAGGGCGGCAATAGTTCCGATCAAAATCCCGCTAATCCCTGCTCTTCCAATACTCCCTATTCCAGCTGCTAAACTTGAGAGAACAACAACTCCCATAGCCTGACCCATTGCTCCCTTGTCAGCCTCAACCTCTTCATAGAGGTTAGCATCTAACTTGGCAGCACGAATAATGCGATCCTTGAAACTGGCCATTTCCACCTCCTTCTGAGTTTATTTAATTATTTACACTCTAAATACTTAGCAGTTTTTCTTAGATAAGATTTATTTTATTTTTAATATAAGAGGCTTGACTTTTATGTCAATGTTTTTTTCTTTTGGTCTCTGAAAAAGTCTCTTTTTTGGTGGGGGGCTATTGAACAAAAAATTGTTGCCAGCGAATATTTTAGGAAAAACTATAAATTAATCGCCATGCTTTGCCTTCAATAAAACCACTACACTTCTCTGAGTAACGAGGTAATTTTTCTGTAAAGGCAGGGGAAAGGCTTTCTCATCTTCAGAAGCATCCTGTCCTGCGGGCAGGGAAGTATCAATCAGCCTGTACCATATTCCCCCGCTTTTAGTTTCAGGGATGAGAAAATTTTTATCCTCCCAGTGAAAGTTTAAAAACACCATAATATCCCATTTAACTCCCTGAGAACTTTCCCTCAACTCACTACCATCAATCAGGAAAGCAATGTGCCGGTTTTCAAGATTGTTCCAGTCAGGCACGGATAAATTTTCGTTATACCAGTTAATGTCTTTGAAACTGTCTAAATCAATATCCTGACCTGTAAAAAACAAGGAACGCCTGAAATGAGGAATGCGTTTTCTTAAAGCTATCACCTTGCGGACAAATTCCACCATGTCATTATTCTTCCTGACTAAGGACCAGTCAAAATGGCTTGTTTCATTATCCTGACAGTAAGCATTATTGTTTCCTTTCTGAGTCCTTAAAAACTCATCTCCCCCAAGAATCATTGGCACACCCTGTGATATCATGAGAATGGTAAAAAAGTTTTTTACAAGCCTTTTTCTGAGATTGTTAATCTGAGGATCAGTTGTTTCACCCTCTGCACCCCAGTTCCATGATTGATTGGTGTCATTGCCATCCCTGTTGTTCTCAAGGTTTGCTTCATTATGCTTATTGGCATAGGAAACAAGGTCATTTAGACTAAAACCATCATGGCAGGTAATGAAATTTATGCTGTGATACGGAGTCCTGCCATCATCTCCGTATAGGTCTGAACTACCGGTCAGACGATAACCCATCTCAGGCAATATCCCTGAGTCTCCCTTGACAAACTTTCTTATACAGTCGCGATACTTGCCATTCCACTCTGCCCAGTCAATTGGAAAATTTCCCACCTGATATGAATCCCAGGCAATATCCCAGGGCTCGGCAATAAGTTTGATCCTTGAAAGCACAGGATCCTGATGGATGGCAGTGAAGAAACTTGAAACTACATCAAATCGTCCTTGTTCCCTGCCAAGGGTAGATGCCAGGTCAAAACGGAAACCGTCAACGTGCATCACCTCAACCCAAAACCGTAATGAGTCCATCACGAGTTTTATAACCTGAGGCTCATCAAAATTCAGGCTATTCCCGCACCCTGTGTAATCCATATAATAGCGCCTCTCAGGTGCCAGCTTGTAATAAGTCGGGTTATCAATTCCACGGAATGAATAACTTGGTCCCCTTTCATTGCCTTCACATGTATGGTTATAGACCACATCAAGTATAACCTCTATGCCTGCTTTATGCAGTGCCTTAACCATCTGTTTAAATTCCTCTACCTGAGATCCCGGATATTTGTTTGTGCTGTATCTGCTATCCGGGGCAAAAAAACCCAGAGTATTATATCCCCAGAAATTGGTAAGCCCCTTTTGGGGAAGAAAATCCTCTCCCTGGCAGTGATGCACCGGAAGAAACTCTACTGAAGTTATTCCAAGATTTTCAAGATAGGGAATTTTTTCAATAACACCAAGATAGGTTCCAGGATTTTTTGCTTGCGAAGACCTGTGAGCAGTTAAACTTTTAAGATGGACTTCATAGATTATGGTATTCTCCATTGGAATCCGCGGAGGCTTATCACCTTCCCAGTCAAATCCATCATCAATTACCAAACACTTTGGAGAACCCCCGGCATTGTCCTTGCTATTAAAAGAGAGGTCTGCAAAGGATGAATAAGAGTCGTAACCGAGGTGGCACCAATTGGAATCAAATTTCCCTGTAATGGCTTTTGCATAGGGGTCAATTAAAAGGCGGTTTGGATTAAAACGCAATCCCCATTCAGGCATATAAGCTCCCCTGACTCTGTATGCATAGATGCTGCCTGCGCCAATCCCTTCCACAAAACAATGCCAGACAAAGCGGGTTTTATTCTTAATGTGTATTACCTCATATGGTATGGCATCTGATGGTTTATCAAAAAGGAGGAGGTCCACTCCGTCGGCATACTTGGAATAAAGGGCAAAGTTTACCCCTCCCTCCCCTGGAGTCGCACCCAATGGGAAAAAGTTTCCTGCTGTAACCCTTCTTTTTTCTCTGCTCATCCACAATTCTCCCTACTCTTAAAACAATTTATAAATAATAAAAAATATTTTCTTGCGAAGCAATCTCTTTCTTGGCTATCAGTTATCAGCTTTAATTGAGATTGCCACCTGCCTGCCGGCAGGCAGGCGCTCCCGGAGCCTGTCCTGAGCAATGCCGAAGGAGTCGCTCGCAATGACGGAGCAGAGGGTTTTTTAAAGACCTCATAAACCTAAAAATCCCTACCACGCAAAAAGCACTGATGACTGGGTAAGCTGGAGTGTTGAAG
The Candidatus Schekmanbacteria bacterium RIFCSPLOWO2_02_FULL_38_14 DNA segment above includes these coding regions:
- a CDS encoding arsenite S-adenosylmethyltransferase; translation: MDNREIKKAVKEGYGKIAKKESSCCEPVSSSFGSKELAERISKKIGYTDEELKVVPEGANLGLGCGNPVALATLRKGETVLDLGAGAGFDCFLAANKVGKKGKVIGVDMTPEMIEKARENARKGKYENVEFRLGEIENLPVADNSVDVVISNCVINLSPDKKKVFKEAFRVLKQGGRLMVSDLVLLKEFPDSIKSSIESYVGCLTGAILKEDYIAAIERAGFDEVKIMQDEKSFSMDCMSNDPTAKAIMESFKISHEQLKEISVSVMSIRVYGLKPR
- a CDS encoding glycogen debranching enzyme GlgX, with amino-acid sequence MSREKRRVTAGNFFPLGATPGEGGVNFALYSKYADGVDLLLFDKPSDAIPYEVIHIKNKTRFVWHCFVEGIGAGSIYAYRVRGAYMPEWGLRFNPNRLLIDPYAKAITGKFDSNWCHLGYDSYSSFADLSFNSKDNAGGSPKCLVIDDGFDWEGDKPPRIPMENTIIYEVHLKSLTAHRSSQAKNPGTYLGVIEKIPYLENLGITSVEFLPVHHCQGEDFLPQKGLTNFWGYNTLGFFAPDSRYSTNKYPGSQVEEFKQMVKALHKAGIEVILDVVYNHTCEGNERGPSYSFRGIDNPTYYKLAPERRYYMDYTGCGNSLNFDEPQVIKLVMDSLRFWVEVMHVDGFRFDLASTLGREQGRFDVVSSFFTAIHQDPVLSRIKLIAEPWDIAWDSYQVGNFPIDWAEWNGKYRDCIRKFVKGDSGILPEMGYRLTGSSDLYGDDGRTPYHSINFITCHDGFSLNDLVSYANKHNEANLENNRDGNDTNQSWNWGAEGETTDPQINNLRKRLVKNFFTILMISQGVPMILGGDEFLRTQKGNNNAYCQDNETSHFDWSLVRKNNDMVEFVRKVIALRKRIPHFRRSLFFTGQDIDLDSFKDINWYNENLSVPDWNNLENRHIAFLIDGSELRESSQGVKWDIMVFLNFHWEDKNFLIPETKSGGIWYRLIDTSLPAGQDASEDEKAFPLPLQKNYLVTQRSVVVLLKAKHGD
- a CDS encoding four helix bundle protein; translation: MKNFKDLKIWQNGIELVKKVYQMTNSFPAKETYGIVSQMRRSCVSIPSNIAEGFMRRHNKEFKQFLYIALGSLAELETQIVLSEELGFLKNEQGKNIKANIYELNKMITGLIKCL
- a CDS encoding AbrB family transcriptional regulator, which produces MAKKGKKEFCCPPVGKEIGCCKVESLITVDDRGQMVLPKEIRDRAKIKAGDKLAIISWEKGEKVCCISLVKAEDFAEMVKGFLGPMMKGMVG